CTGGTAGTTAAAGCTGATGGTCTAGCTTCAGGTAAAGGGGTTTTTATACCCGATTCAAAAGATGAATGTTTTAGGGCAGCAGAATCAATATTAAATGGTAAGTTTGGTGAATCTGGCAATATGGTAGTTCTAGAAGAAAAAATTCAGGGTCCAGAAGTTTCAGTTTTTGCTCTATGTGATGGAGAGAGATATATCTTACTCCCAACCGCACAAGATCACAAACGTCTGAATGAGAAGGATAAAGGTCCAAACACAGGGGGAATGGGAGCTTATTCTCCTGCTCCACTCTTAACAGAAGATTACCTTAATAGAATCATCAAGGAGATAATTGAACCAACAATAGATCAACTAAATAAAAAAAATATTGATTATAAAGGTGTTATTTATTTTGGATTAATGATCACAAAATCTGGGCCAAAAGTTATAGAATATAATTGCAGGTTTGGTGATCCTGAATGTCAAACAATAATGCCTTTAATGGATCAAAATTTTGTATTTCTTTTAGAAAAATGCTCAATGGGAAATCTAAACGGTGACGAAAAAATTAATACTTCTGATAAGGTTAGTGGTTGTGTCATAGCGACCTCCAGAGGTTACCCTTTTGAATATAAAACTGGCTTTCCAATAAAAATAGGAAAGATTGACTCAAACGATTGTCAAATTTTCGACTCAGGTACTTCTTTAAGCAAAGATGGGGAATTATTAACTGATGGAGGTAGAGTCTTAAGTATCGTCTGTCAAGATAAAAATTTCGATATGGTTTTTGAAAAAGCATACAAAAATTTAAAAGAAATAAATTTTGATGGAATTTACTACAGAAATGACATAGGCAATCAAGTGAGGAAAAACTTTTATAAGGAGAATTAAGATTATGGTAGATACCAATAATCGAGAAAGTAGAGAAAATAAAATCGCCAATAATGAAGATATAAAAAATAACTATTGGATTAATAAGATTATTTCTTGGTGGAGCGGGTTTAGTTTAAGAACAAAATTGTTAGCAATAGCTACTTTAGTCGTGAGTCTCTTGATGACAGGAATAACGTTTTTTGCACTTAATAGTATTCAAAGAGATGCAGGAATGAATGACACGAGATATGCTCGAGACCTCGGATTATTATTATCGGGGAACGTCACAGAATTAGTTGCTAATAACCAAAAAAAAGAAATTTCAAATGTAGCTGAAAAGTTTTGGAGATCAAGTCGAAACCTAAGATACATATTTTTTACTGATACTGATGACATAGTTCAACTGGGAATACCGATTAGTGCAACTCCAACAAGTTCAGATAGTCAGTTCCAACTAACTAGAAGATTAAAACTACCATCAGAATTAAAGAAAAGACCGCAATTTCCACTAGTCAGGCAACATGTTACACCTCAGGGTCAAGTAACAGATGTATTTGTCCCAATGCTTTGGAAAGGAAAATATCTTGGAACTTTAGCTTTAGGAGTTACTCCTAATAAAAAAGCCTTAGCCAGTGCCGCACTTACAAGAGAATTAACCATAGCAGTTTTTATTTCTATTTGGGTTTTAGTAATACTGGGAGCTGTATTCAATGCACTTACAATTACTAGACCTGTAAGGGAATTAGTAAGAGGTGTTAGGGAAATTTCAAAAGGAAACTTTAAATCTAGAATTTCTTTACCTATGACAGGAGATCTAGGAGAACTTTTAAATGGATTTAACCGCATGGCCACTCAGTTAGAAAATTATGACGAGGCAAATATTGAAGAACTTAAAGCTGCTCAAATAAAGCAGCAATCATTAATAGCTACTATGGCTGATGGTGCAATATTATTAGATTCTCAAGGAAAGATAGTACTTACTAATCCAACAGCAAAAAGATTATTTCGTTGGGAAGGAAGATTATTAGAAGGAAAATATTTTTTAAATGAGATCCCAGAAATTTTATCTAATGACTTACACACGAATATAGAATCTCTTTTAAACAGAGAAAAGGAGAAAGATGATTTAAGATTTAGCTTAGGTGAACCCCCTAGAACTTTAAGAATTGTCTTACAATCAGTACTAGATACTAACAAAGTTGAATTAAAAGGAATTGCCGTCACAATTCAAGATCTAACTAGAGAGGTAGAACTAAATGCGGCACAAAACAGATTTATTAGTAATGTTTCGCATGAATTAAGGACACCACTTTTTAACATCAAAAGTTACGTAGAGACCTTATATGATTTAAAAGATCAACTCTCTAATGAAGAACAACTAGAATTTCTGGGTATTGCAAATTCAGAGACTGATAGGCTAACAAGACTTGTTAATGATGTATTAGATTTATCAAGATTGGAATCAGGGAAAATAATTCAATTAGAAGAAATGGATATAAAAGCTGCTATAGAACAAACTCTCAGAAATTACAGACTAAATGCTACGGAAAAAAATGTTTCATTGGCACATGATATAGAAGAAACAATACCCTCAATTCTTGGAAATTTTGATTTACTTTTACAAGTCTTTGATAATCTACTTGGTAATGGATTGAAATTTAGTCCAAAAAACAGCAGCTTAATGATAAGAGCTTATACATGGCCAGATTCCTGTCCTGCCTTCCCACCAATAAATAGTAATGATGGAGCTCCCCAATGTGAGTTAGTTTCACCATTACCAAAAGTAAGAATTGAAATTGCTGATACAGGTTCAGCGATATCTCAAGCGGATCAAGAAAAGATATTTGACCGCTTTTATAGAGTAGAGAATTCAGTTCATACTGAGCAAGGAACGGGTTTAGGTTTATCTATAGTGCGAGGAATAATTGAAAAACATGGTGGGGAGATTCGTATGGCTAGTGAATTAGGAGTTGGAACAACCTTTTGGTTTGATTTAGCCTTGGCACAATCTGACAAAGATGAATTATTGACTCAAACCATTAATAATATAGATACTTTCTCAAGCTCTGAAATCAGCGAAATCATCTAATTCTTCTCTAATCCTTTAAAAACATTTTGAACATTCTGATCAGGAACCACTCTATGAGGGGCTCCACTAAAAATCTGTTCAAAGTTAGAAAAGGAATCTTTTATTTCAGGGCCTCTATTGGTAATGATAAATTCTCTTATGCGTTTATCGTGCCATGATCCCCGCATTTTAAAAACATTTAATGCCCTAGCCATCTCCCCTTTGATTTCTACATATTGAAGTAATAATATAGTATCGGTAATGGTTGAGATGTGAGAGTCAGTAATAGAATGGCTTCCCATAAATTCTTCTGCCGTATTAGTAAAAAAGCCAGCTATCTCTTCTTGTTTTGTATAACCAGTGACTGCAATTACAAATTGTCTAAATGCATTCAAACTTACACCTCTGGCCAATGCCGAAAGAGAATCTATTGCCATTCTCTTCGGTTTAAATTGATTAATTTGCGTTTTTATGATTTGCAAGTGATCTTCCAAACCAGTTGATTCAGGATATGCACAAATAATTTTCAATAACCCATCACTTTCCATCTTTTCAAAATCTATTCCCCAACTAGTAGCATTCCTAAGCAATTGAGCCCTAGATTCTTCATATGCAAAAAGTATTGCTCTTTCATTGTTGTTATAAGCATCTTCTACAAATTTTGATACAAGCATAGTCTTACCTGTACCAGTAGCTCCTGTGGCGAGAATAATTGAGTCTTGAAAATAACCTCCTCCACACATATCGTCAAGATCTTTAACTCCAGAACTAATCCTAATATTGGAAGATCTTTGCGTGAGTCTCATTGCTCCAAGGGCAAATACACTTATACCATCTATACCCATAGTGAATGGGTATTCCCCTTTCATATGTACAGTACCTCTCAACTTCAAAACCTCTAATGTTCTTCTTCTCTTCTCTGACTCTAAAACATTTCTTAATAAGACAACATTATCAGAAACAAATTCTTCTACTCCATATCTAGCAATAGGGCCGTAATCATCTACCCTTTCTGTTGTCATAACTGTAGTTACTCCTATTTCTTTTAATCTTGCTATTAATCTGAAGATTTCTCTTCTAACAACATAAATGGCGTCATATTGTTGAAAAACCGCAGTTATTGAATCTATTGCAACTCTTTTAGCTTTGTATTTTCTTATTGCGTAACTAATTCTTTCAATAAGACCAGACAAGTCGAAGTTACCCGCGACATCTTGACCGTCAGGATCAGGAGAGGCATCCAATATAAATAACTTATTTTGATCAATTAATTCTTGTAAATCCCATCCGAAACTAGCAGCGTTTCTTATTATGTCTAAAGGAGATTCTTCAAATGTAACGAAAATCCCTGGCTCATCAAAATTGCAAATTCCATGGTGTAAGTACTGGAGAGAAAAAACAGTTTTGCCAGTCCCCGAAGTCCCACTAACAAGAGTACTTCGAGAGACAGGCAAACCACCTCTACAAACATCATCAAACCCTTCTATACCTGTGGGTAATTTTTGTACCTGCATTTTATTTGATTTGCCAAAATTCTTATCTTTCATGGTTTTTTAAAAAAAAATTAAATCAAAAATAAACATACAATTTATCTTTATTTTTAAAGTTTTCTTTATGTTATTTATCTACACTATATTCAGTTTCAGTTAATTCATCAAAAAGTAGATCTAAACCAATTAAAACTTTTTCTCTATCAGAAAGGTCACCAATTATTCTTCTTACTGGTGGAGGTAAAATTTTAGCTAAGGTTGGGGTAGCTAAAATCTTATCTTCCTCTGCAAGTTGTGGTTGTTTAAGGACATCGATAACCTTCAAAGCATAAACTCCTTTAAATTCATTTTCTAAAATTTCTTTTAAAGTATTCAAAGCTCTCATTGAATTAGGAGTATTACCAGCAACATAGAGTTTTAAAATATAAGTTTTTCGTGCTGCCATTGTTATGTTCCCTCAAATTGATATAAAAGATTTAAAACAACCCTTGACTTATTACACTACAAAATAAGAAAATAAACAAACTATTATGATTGCTTATTTGGCTTAATCAAATTATAAATTTGAGCCTAAAAGCGTCTTTAAAATATGACAAATTCTAAAAACCCTTCAAACAATTCATCTAAAAGTAATGAATTGTACGCAATAGCAGAAGCTTCTGGGCAACAATTTTGGTTCGAAGTTAACAGATACTATGACATAGACAGGTTAAATGCAAAAGAGAAAGATAAGATAACACTAGAAAAAGTTCTACTTTTAAAGGATAAAAACTCAATCACTATAGGTAAACCTTATGTCAAAGATGCCAAAATTGAATTAGAAGTAGTTTCGCACAAAAGAGATAAGAAAATTCTTGTATACAAGATGCGTCCAAAAAAAAAGACAAGAAAAAAGATGGGACACAGACAAGAACTTACAAGAGTTATGGTAAAATCCATATCAACAGGTACGAGTACTCCTAAGTCTTCTTCTAAAAAAGAAACTGTTAAAAAGGAAACTAAACCAAAATCTGAAAAATCTACAAATTAAACAATTCTAATGGCACATAAAAAAGGAACAGGTTCTACAAGAAATGGACGTGACTCAAATTCCAAAAGATTGGGAGTAAAAGCTTATGGTGGAGAAAAAGTAACCGCTGGATCAATTTTGATTCGCCAAAGAGGTACATCCTTTTTGCCAGGAATCAATGTTGGCAAAGGGAAGGATGACACGCTTTTTGCACTCAAAGAAGGAACGGTAAGTTTCGAAAGCATTAAAAGAAATTTAAGAAATAGAAAAAGAGTTAATATAGTTATCTGATTTTCTTATAAGCTCTTGTAGTTATGAGAATAGGATGAAAAACCTCTAAAAAATTCATTTGAAGTGTCTTAAAAAATCTTTCAACGATTTGAATATTGTCGACATGGAATGGGTATTCATTTTTTTCTCCTTTATAGAAATACCAATTTAATAAAGCAATAGAATTACTATGCATAATCTCATTAAAAATCTCAAGTTGAGAAGCTGGATCGGCAAGATGTTCCAAAACATCAAGACAAACTACCGTATCAAATTTCAATATTTCTGAATCTTGAATTGTCTTGCAAAAAGTAAGCTTTTTTTCGACACCTAATTCCTTAGCCCTGTATTCCACAAAGTTTCTATTTGTTTCATTAATATCTACAAAAAAAACATGCTCAACTTTGGAAGACATCGCATTAGCTAAGGCGTGCGTTCCAATACCTCCGCCAAAATCTAAAACTAAATCTTTAGAAAATTTCTGCTGAAGTTTTAAAGTATCAGCGATGTAATTTTTGCTCGTAATATGCCAAGCAGCTAAATCAGCCAGATGACTATCTCCAACAATCTCAGTATAAAAATCCGAAACATTACTTAAAGCATCCCCAGGATGTAAATTTGCCAAATTCATCTTTGCATTTTCAAGAAATCCATCTAAATCGCATTCTTTAATTGATAAGAATTCCATTAAATGTGACTTCAAATTAAAAGCATTATCTAAAAACTCTTTTAATATAAAACTATTGTTTTTCAATTTCTTACTATTAATTTCCAATATAAAAATCATAGGATGGTAATAAATCTTTCTCAAAGTATTCTTAATATTCAATATGAAAACTAAAGATGGATTCTTAGTAATTAATAAAGATAAAGGCTGTACCTCACATGATTGTGTTAAACAAATAAGAAAGTTACTAAACACAAAAAAAGTTGGTCATACAGGAACTCTTGATCCAGAGGTTACAGGAACTTTACCAATTGCGATAGGCAGTGCCACAAGATTTATTCAATATCTTCCTCAGGGGAAAACATACATTGGACAAATTAAATTAGGGATAAGAACAAACACTGATGATATTCACGGAGAAATAATTAATCAAAAAGGGTGGCCTAAAATCAGTCATGAGAAATTAGATCAATCTTTAAATAAATTTAGAGGAATAATTAAACAAATTCCGCCAAAAGTATCTAGTGTGCACGTAAATGGTGAGAGGGCTTATAAAAAAGCTTTTAATAATGAAGATTTTGAATTAGCACCAAGAGAAGTAAAAATAGAAGAACTCATTTTAATGAAATGGGACCAAATAAACGGAATCATAGAAATAAAAATCAAATGTTCAGCTGGTACGTATATAAGGGCAATCGCAAGAGATTTGGGTAAACTTCTCAATTCCGAGGGTTGCCTTCTACAACTAAAAAGAATTGCAGCTTGTGGCTTTCATGAACAGCACTCTATAAAAATATCTGAAATAGAAAGAGAAAAAGGGAATAAAAACGCGACAAATTTTATTATCCCAACACTTTCTGCTCTTAATCACATCACAACATTAGTCTTAAATAATGAAGAAGAAATTAATTTTTGGCAAACGGGAAGATCAATTAAAGTTGATATTAATTACTTTAATGAAAGCAACATTTTTGATCATAAAAAACCCATAAAAGTAATCGACAAAAGAAAAAAACTACTTGGGATAGGCTTCTTAAATAAAGAACAAACTAATATAAATCCAAAAATAGTGCTTCATGCAAAATGATTTTTATAGATAATCTTTTTTAAAAGGTTTGACCTGCACCCCCCTATAGAAATATTTCAGTATGTTTTCAGCTTTTTGGCCTTTAGACGCCATATATTTAGCACCCCATTGACTCATTCCTACTCCATGTCCAGATCCCTGTCCAAAAACTATTAAACCTTTTTTCTTAGGAACTTTATTATTTAGCTCTTCATCAAAAAATTTAAATCGTACAAAATTACTATTGAGACCTAATTTCTTTCTTAAATCTACCCCAGACATTTGATCAGAACCATAAGCTCCAATAAGTTTTACATTTTTCACCCTACCAGTACTCGTAATATTTAGAATCTCTATATTTTTTAATCCTCCAATCTTGGGAAATAAATTTGTTAATTCTTTATCTGAAAATTTTCTTTGCCATCTAAATTTTGGATTCTTTTTATCAAAATCCTTCACACTTGAT
This window of the Prochlorococcus sp. MIT 1314 genome carries:
- the kaiC gene encoding circadian clock protein KaiC, with the protein product MKDKNFGKSNKMQVQKLPTGIEGFDDVCRGGLPVSRSTLVSGTSGTGKTVFSLQYLHHGICNFDEPGIFVTFEESPLDIIRNAASFGWDLQELIDQNKLFILDASPDPDGQDVAGNFDLSGLIERISYAIRKYKAKRVAIDSITAVFQQYDAIYVVRREIFRLIARLKEIGVTTVMTTERVDDYGPIARYGVEEFVSDNVVLLRNVLESEKRRRTLEVLKLRGTVHMKGEYPFTMGIDGISVFALGAMRLTQRSSNIRISSGVKDLDDMCGGGYFQDSIILATGATGTGKTMLVSKFVEDAYNNNERAILFAYEESRAQLLRNATSWGIDFEKMESDGLLKIICAYPESTGLEDHLQIIKTQINQFKPKRMAIDSLSALARGVSLNAFRQFVIAVTGYTKQEEIAGFFTNTAEEFMGSHSITDSHISTITDTILLLQYVEIKGEMARALNVFKMRGSWHDKRIREFIITNRGPEIKDSFSNFEQIFSGAPHRVVPDQNVQNVFKGLEKN
- a CDS encoding ATP-binding protein, with amino-acid sequence MVDTNNRESRENKIANNEDIKNNYWINKIISWWSGFSLRTKLLAIATLVVSLLMTGITFFALNSIQRDAGMNDTRYARDLGLLLSGNVTELVANNQKKEISNVAEKFWRSSRNLRYIFFTDTDDIVQLGIPISATPTSSDSQFQLTRRLKLPSELKKRPQFPLVRQHVTPQGQVTDVFVPMLWKGKYLGTLALGVTPNKKALASAALTRELTIAVFISIWVLVILGAVFNALTITRPVRELVRGVREISKGNFKSRISLPMTGDLGELLNGFNRMATQLENYDEANIEELKAAQIKQQSLIATMADGAILLDSQGKIVLTNPTAKRLFRWEGRLLEGKYFLNEIPEILSNDLHTNIESLLNREKEKDDLRFSLGEPPRTLRIVLQSVLDTNKVELKGIAVTIQDLTREVELNAAQNRFISNVSHELRTPLFNIKSYVETLYDLKDQLSNEEQLEFLGIANSETDRLTRLVNDVLDLSRLESGKIIQLEEMDIKAAIEQTLRNYRLNATEKNVSLAHDIEETIPSILGNFDLLLQVFDNLLGNGLKFSPKNSSLMIRAYTWPDSCPAFPPINSNDGAPQCELVSPLPKVRIEIADTGSAISQADQEKIFDRFYRVENSVHTEQGTGLGLSIVRGIIEKHGGEIRMASELGVGTTFWFDLALAQSDKDELLTQTINNIDTFSSSEISEII
- a CDS encoding class I SAM-dependent methyltransferase, encoding MEFLSIKECDLDGFLENAKMNLANLHPGDALSNVSDFYTEIVGDSHLADLAAWHITSKNYIADTLKLQQKFSKDLVLDFGGGIGTHALANAMSSKVEHVFFVDINETNRNFVEYRAKELGVEKKLTFCKTIQDSEILKFDTVVCLDVLEHLADPASQLEIFNEIMHSNSIALLNWYFYKGEKNEYPFHVDNIQIVERFFKTLQMNFLEVFHPILITTRAYKKIR
- the truB gene encoding tRNA pseudouridine(55) synthase TruB, yielding MKTKDGFLVINKDKGCTSHDCVKQIRKLLNTKKVGHTGTLDPEVTGTLPIAIGSATRFIQYLPQGKTYIGQIKLGIRTNTDDIHGEIINQKGWPKISHEKLDQSLNKFRGIIKQIPPKVSSVHVNGERAYKKAFNNEDFELAPREVKIEELILMKWDQINGIIEIKIKCSAGTYIRAIARDLGKLLNSEGCLLQLKRIAACGFHEQHSIKISEIEREKGNKNATNFIIPTLSALNHITTLVLNNEEEINFWQTGRSIKVDINYFNESNIFDHKKPIKVIDKRKKLLGIGFLNKEQTNINPKIVLHAK
- the purD gene encoding phosphoribosylamine--glycine ligase gives rise to the protein MSINSTNYKSNIRLENILIIGNGGRENSLAWVIQKNQLVKKVYLIPGNAGSERINKCERIKIDINNKNELIGKLNFLKIDLIVIGPEIPLANGLADFLRKNDFKVFGPGKDGARLEYSKSWAKEFMQDANIPTANFWKVNTLEEAKKIIHSSPSPLVVKADGLASGKGVFIPDSKDECFRAAESILNGKFGESGNMVVLEEKIQGPEVSVFALCDGERYILLPTAQDHKRLNEKDKGPNTGGMGAYSPAPLLTEDYLNRIIKEIIEPTIDQLNKKNIDYKGVIYFGLMITKSGPKVIEYNCRFGDPECQTIMPLMDQNFVFLLEKCSMGNLNGDEKINTSDKVSGCVIATSRGYPFEYKTGFPIKIGKIDSNDCQIFDSGTSLSKDGELLTDGGRVLSIVCQDKNFDMVFEKAYKNLKEINFDGIYYRNDIGNQVRKNFYKEN
- the rplU gene encoding 50S ribosomal protein L21, translating into MTNSKNPSNNSSKSNELYAIAEASGQQFWFEVNRYYDIDRLNAKEKDKITLEKVLLLKDKNSITIGKPYVKDAKIELEVVSHKRDKKILVYKMRPKKKTRKKMGHRQELTRVMVKSISTGTSTPKSSSKKETVKKETKPKSEKSTN
- the kaiB gene encoding circadian clock protein KaiB, whose product is MAARKTYILKLYVAGNTPNSMRALNTLKEILENEFKGVYALKVIDVLKQPQLAEEDKILATPTLAKILPPPVRRIIGDLSDREKVLIGLDLLFDELTETEYSVDK
- the rpmA gene encoding 50S ribosomal protein L27, with the translated sequence MAHKKGTGSTRNGRDSNSKRLGVKAYGGEKVTAGSILIRQRGTSFLPGINVGKGKDDTLFALKEGTVSFESIKRNLRNRKRVNIVI